From Gloeocapsopsis sp. IPPAS B-1203, a single genomic window includes:
- the dapA gene encoding 4-hydroxy-tetrahydrodipicolinate synthase codes for MTAMVTPFKEDGNVNYAVAEQLAVYLAENGTDTLVVCGTTGESPTLSWDEEYELFQVILKAVAGKALVMAGTGSNSTKEAIAATEKAAKIGVHGSLQIVPYYNKPPQAGIYQHFKAIAQACPELPIILYNVPGRTGQNLQPETVARLAEVENIVGIKESSGNLDQASEIRRLTSSEFKLYSGDDSLTLPLLSVGGSGVVSVASHLVGTQLQKMIQSFTTGQIQVATQIHLKLFPLFKALFVTTNPIPVKAALKLQGWEVGSTRLPLHEEANEVSQKLNKILIEIGLKSNC; via the coding sequence ATGACGGCTATGGTTACGCCATTCAAGGAAGATGGCAACGTGAATTATGCCGTGGCAGAGCAATTGGCAGTGTATCTAGCGGAAAACGGTACAGATACCCTAGTCGTCTGTGGTACTACCGGAGAATCACCCACTCTCTCTTGGGATGAAGAATATGAATTATTTCAAGTCATCCTTAAAGCAGTAGCAGGAAAAGCTTTGGTTATGGCGGGAACAGGCTCTAACTCAACTAAAGAAGCGATCGCAGCTACAGAAAAAGCCGCTAAAATAGGAGTACATGGATCTTTACAAATTGTTCCTTACTACAACAAACCACCACAAGCCGGTATCTATCAGCACTTCAAGGCAATTGCTCAAGCTTGTCCTGAACTGCCGATTATTTTATACAACGTGCCTGGACGCACTGGGCAAAACTTACAACCAGAAACGGTGGCTCGTTTGGCAGAAGTCGAAAATATCGTAGGGATCAAAGAATCAAGTGGTAATCTAGACCAAGCTAGTGAAATTCGCCGATTGACTTCAAGTGAATTTAAACTATACTCAGGTGACGACTCTTTAACGTTACCCTTGTTATCAGTTGGCGGGAGTGGAGTTGTTAGTGTTGCTAGTCATTTAGTGGGTACACAACTCCAAAAAATGATTCAATCTTTTACTACAGGACAAATTCAAGTAGCAACTCAAATTCATTTGAAACTTTTTCCCTTATTCAAAGCTCTATTTGTTACAACCAATCCAATTCCTGTAAAAGCAGCACTTAAACTTCAAGGTTGGGAAGTTGGCTCAACACGCTTGCCATTACATGAAGAAGCAAATGAAGTTAGTCAAAAGCTCAATAAAATACTAATAGAAATAGGCTTGAAATCTAATTGTTGA
- a CDS encoding aspartate-semialdehyde dehydrogenase: MTKSYRVAILGATGAVGAELLDLLANRNLPVADLKLLASSRSAGKSLQFQGENIVVEPVSDRSFNNIDIVLASAGGSTSKAWAAKAVASGAVVIDNSSAFRMEPCVPLVVPEVNPQAAASHQGIIANPNCTTILMTVAVWPLHQVKRVQRIVAATYQSASGAGARAMEEVKIQAQAILNGETPTAEVLPYPLAFNLFPHNSPINELGYCEEEMKMVNETRKIFDDQNIRVTATCVRVPVLRAHSEAINLEFETPMSVQEAKEILSEAPGVQIVEDWKANYFPMPIEATGRDPVLVGRIRQDISHSHSLELWICGDQIRKGAALNAVQIAELLIKNDWLQPTSGNQQPVTIVNN; this comes from the coding sequence TTGACAAAATCATATCGTGTTGCAATCTTAGGTGCGACAGGTGCTGTCGGTGCAGAATTACTAGATCTGTTGGCTAATAGAAATCTTCCAGTAGCTGATTTGAAATTACTAGCATCATCTCGTAGCGCAGGCAAAAGTTTACAGTTTCAGGGAGAAAACATTGTAGTAGAACCAGTGAGCGATCGCTCATTCAATAATATAGATATTGTTTTGGCTTCGGCTGGAGGTTCTACCTCAAAAGCTTGGGCGGCAAAAGCTGTGGCATCTGGTGCAGTTGTTATTGATAATTCCAGTGCTTTTCGTATGGAGCCGTGCGTCCCTCTAGTAGTTCCTGAAGTAAATCCGCAAGCTGCTGCTAGCCACCAAGGTATTATTGCTAATCCTAACTGTACAACTATTTTGATGACAGTTGCTGTTTGGCCGTTACATCAAGTCAAACGAGTGCAGCGCATCGTTGCTGCAACATACCAATCGGCAAGTGGGGCTGGAGCAAGAGCGATGGAGGAAGTAAAAATTCAAGCTCAGGCGATACTCAATGGTGAAACGCCAACAGCAGAAGTTTTGCCTTACCCATTAGCTTTTAACCTTTTTCCTCATAACTCTCCTATCAATGAACTGGGATACTGCGAGGAAGAAATGAAAATGGTCAACGAGACTCGCAAGATCTTTGACGACCAAAATATTCGAGTTACGGCAACCTGTGTTCGGGTTCCCGTCTTACGCGCGCACTCAGAAGCGATTAACTTAGAGTTTGAGACACCGATGAGTGTTCAGGAAGCAAAGGAAATTTTAAGCGAAGCTCCTGGCGTGCAGATTGTGGAAGATTGGAAAGCAAACTATTTTCCGATGCCAATTGAAGCGACAGGGCGCGATCCAGTTTTAGTAGGTCGCATCCGCCAAGATATTTCGCATTCTCATAGTTTAGAACTATGGATTTGTGGAGACCAGATCCGCAAAGGTGCAGCACTCAATGCGGTACAAATTGCCGAACTATTGATTAAAAACGATTGGCTACAACCAACCTCTGGAAACCAACAACCAGTGACCATAGTTAATAACTAA
- the tig gene encoding trigger factor: MKVTQEKLPASQIGLAIEISAEKSQQTYDQVIQKLTRTMNVPGFRKGKVPRQILLQRLGLVQVKAAALEELIQTGITEAIKQEDIQAIGQPQLRSSFEELIAQYEPGQALQFSAAVDVQPEVNLTQYTDLHVKAEEVKYNPEKVDNLLAEQRSEMATLIPVEGRAAQLGDVAIVDFKGYLAQEEEQEPQEIAGASADDFQLELQQERFIPGFIDGIVGMQAGETKEVTAQFPEDYPQQEVAGRAATFTITLKELKEKELPELDDDFAQEVSEFQTLAELRSSLEERFKAEAERQTKANKEQALTNELVKYLEVDLPETLIAQEVNNMLTQAAVQLSQQGIDVKKLFTQESVAKLRENSRPEAIERLRSVLALQEIAQRESIKVETSEVEAKVKELLSEYSNDDIDINRLREVVEEDLLKEKIMSWLEERSTMELLPEGSLSASADSQPEVEAALSDSATDDSPLSEVETTA; this comes from the coding sequence ATGAAAGTCACCCAGGAAAAACTTCCCGCTAGTCAAATTGGTTTGGCTATAGAAATTTCAGCAGAAAAGTCTCAACAGACCTATGACCAGGTCATTCAAAAACTAACGCGCACAATGAATGTTCCTGGGTTTCGCAAGGGAAAAGTACCGCGCCAAATCTTGCTTCAGCGATTAGGTTTGGTGCAAGTCAAGGCAGCTGCCTTAGAAGAACTTATTCAAACGGGAATTACTGAAGCAATTAAGCAAGAAGATATCCAAGCCATTGGTCAACCGCAGCTACGCTCCTCGTTTGAAGAATTGATCGCTCAATACGAACCTGGACAAGCCTTACAGTTTTCTGCAGCAGTTGACGTCCAACCAGAAGTAAATCTTACCCAATACACCGATTTGCATGTTAAAGCTGAGGAAGTTAAGTATAATCCTGAAAAAGTCGATAATTTACTGGCAGAGCAACGCAGTGAAATGGCAACTCTGATTCCAGTAGAAGGAAGAGCAGCACAACTTGGAGATGTTGCTATAGTTGATTTTAAAGGCTATCTAGCTCAAGAGGAGGAACAGGAGCCACAAGAAATTGCTGGTGCATCGGCTGATGATTTTCAACTAGAACTGCAACAAGAACGCTTTATTCCTGGCTTTATTGACGGCATTGTCGGGATGCAAGCTGGAGAAACTAAAGAAGTTACAGCCCAGTTCCCTGAAGATTATCCTCAACAAGAAGTTGCAGGGCGTGCAGCTACTTTTACAATAACTTTGAAAGAGCTTAAAGAAAAAGAACTTCCAGAGCTTGATGATGATTTTGCTCAAGAAGTGAGCGAATTTCAAACTCTAGCAGAACTACGTAGTTCGTTAGAGGAGCGATTTAAAGCAGAGGCTGAGCGCCAAACTAAAGCAAATAAAGAGCAAGCACTGACGAATGAGCTGGTTAAGTATCTAGAGGTAGACTTGCCTGAAACGCTCATAGCACAAGAAGTCAACAATATGCTTACTCAAGCAGCAGTACAGTTGAGTCAACAAGGAATTGATGTCAAAAAACTGTTTACCCAAGAGAGTGTTGCCAAGCTAAGAGAAAATTCCCGTCCAGAAGCTATTGAGCGGCTTAGAAGCGTATTAGCACTTCAGGAAATAGCTCAACGCGAGTCAATCAAGGTAGAAACATCAGAAGTAGAGGCAAAAGTGAAAGAACTTTTGTCAGAGTACTCAAACGATGACATTGACATAAACAGATTGCGAGAAGTTGTAGAAGAAGACTTACTCAAAGAAAAAATTATGAGTTGGTTGGAAGAGCGTAGTACTATGGAATTGTTGCCTGAAGGCTCATTGAGTGCTTCAGC